TTTGATGGGCTGACCGGCGACGCGCAGGAGCCGTTGATGGCCCTCAACCAGCACAGCGATGCGATCTTCGTCACCTACTACCCGCTCGACCGCGACTTCACCGTCAAAGAACCGGACATAGTGCTGGCTGACTTTGACGCCATCAGCCAACTCTATCCCGACCGTTCCATCTACTTCCTCGAACTGGGTTACCCATCGGGCGAGGACAACGACTCATCCCAGGCCATGCAGGCTGAATTCGTGCGTCAGACCTTCCAGGCGTGGGATGCCCACCAGGATCAGGTCAAATTGATCTCCTTCACATGGCTGACCGACATCGATCCCGCCGCGGTGAAGGGGTATGAGCGCTATCATGGGATCTCAGGCAAGGGCTTTGCGTCCTATTTGGGCACATTGGGTCTGCGTACGTACAATGGTGAGGACAAGGACGCGTTCCGGGCCTTGAACGACGAGACTAAACGACGAGGATGGACTAATGAACCATAGTAAACGACTGAAAATCGCAACTACCGTGACGGGGGTGGCAATCACACTTTTGTTCCTGTTCACCGCCTGCGCAGCTCCAGTTCCTGACCCGCCAGAAGCGACCAAAACGCCGGTGGCAACACCAAGCAAGGAAACATCTGCCGCGACGCCAGATTCAACAGCCAATGCGCCAACGCTGCTCGACCGCCCCTGCGATCTCTTCATCCCCGCGGGCGAGGTCGAAGGCGAGACCATCCAGTGCGGCTACGTGATCGTTCCCGCAGTTCTGGATCAGGCGGAGAGCCAGCCGGTCAAACTGGCCTATGTCATCCTAAAGGCCACCAGGGACAAACCGCTGGACGACCCCATCATTCACATCGCCGGCGGCCCGGGCATCGCCTCCACCAGCCGGGATGTCGTGTTGGAACTCGCCCGCCGCTATGCCTCCATGCGCGAGACGCGCGACATCATCCTCTACGATCAACGGGGCATGGGCAGAAGCCAGCCTTACTTCGATTGTTACCAGTTCCTGGACGATTCGACGGACTTCAGCGCGCTGGATGACGAGTCAAAACTGACCGCCGCCTGCCAGGAAGCCATGGACGCCCAGGGCTATCCGCCGGAAGCCTTCAGCACGGTCGTTTCCGCCGCCGATCTCAACGAGCTGATGGCGGCTCTGGGTTATCCCGAATACAATCTTTATGGCATCTCCTACGGCACGCGCCTACTTATGGCCCTCATGCACTACTTCCCGGATCAGGCGCCGGTGCGCGCCATCGTCCTGGATTCGGTGGACACCCTGCCTGAAAACATCGGTACGGAACTGACTGCGGCCGGGCAACTGCTGCAACAGGACATGTTTGAATCTGTCTTTGCCGCCTGCGCCGAGGACGAAGCCTGCGCCACTGCCTATCCCGACCTGCGCGCCCAGTTCGATGCCCTGACCGAACAACTGGACCGGACCCCCATCCAGCTTGACGAGAACACCAACGTGGATGGCGACACCATCTATCGCTACACCTTCCCCTACAACAGCGCATTCCAGAATATCCCCTACCAGCCAAGGATGATTGCAGAGCTGAGCCAGGGCGTGACCACCACCCTGAGTATGATCGCCAACGGTGAAATCCCCGCGCCGGCCACCCGAACGGCCGCCTTGCCCCCGGAGCCGGAGGCGGTGGGGGATCTGCTGGACCTCTATTTGGAATGTCCCTCCCTGGAGTCAACGGAAGACGAGACAGGCAGCGAGATCGATCCGCTGGTGGGGTATTGGGATGCGGACGAAGGCGCCCTGGCGGCCCTTTTCACCAACGTCTGCCCGGAGGACATCGCCACCCAATTGACCGCCGCCGCCAGCGACACGCCCGGATTCTTCAACTATATCATCCAGCGCTTCGCCCCCGACCCGACGGTCGGCGTCAATCCCAACATCAACGGCAAACTCCTCTGCACCGAGCAATATCCCTTCCGGGAACCGTTCGGGGAGATGAAAGAAGAGATGGCGGTGGGTGGCATGCCCGCCTTCTTCATCGAAGAAACTATTGCCAACCTGACTCAGAATGTGGCCGGATGCGATGCCTGGCGGGACGCCATGACCGAGCCCACGCCCGACGAATATGGCTCCTACCCGACCTTGGTGCTCTCCGGTCAGTTCGACAACCTGACGCCGCCGGCCTGGAGCGAAACCGCCGCCGCCCTGCTGCCTAATGCCCAACTGCTCACCATCCCCAACGCCTGGCACAGCATCATGGGCAACAACGGCCCCTGTCCCACGGACATCACGCTTCAGTTTTTGGCGAATCCTGGCGAAGTTGTGGACGCCAGTTGTACGGAAGGGATGCAGGTGGTCTTTCTCCCACCAGCTGACGAAAAGACCGCTAGTTCCGATGAAATCACAGGAACCCCGGGCGCGCCCGCTATAGGCGATCCCTTATACCCGACCCTGGGCAATGGCGGCTATGATATCCAGCACTACGATATCGCCCTGGACGCCGACCCGGCCCGCAACGTCATCAGCGGCACGGTCACCATCGACGCCATCGCCACCCAGGATCTGAGCGCCTTCAACCTGGACCTCGCCGGCCTGACCGTGGACCAGGTGACGGTCGATTCCAACCAGGCCCCATTCAGCCGCGACGGCAACGAACTGACCATCACCCCCGCACAGGCGCTGGCCAACGGAGCAGCGTTCAGTGCCCAGGTGCGCTACCACGGTGAGCCGGAGTTAATCGACGATCCCAGCGCGCCGATTGCGCTCGGCTGGCAAGCGCAGGACGGGGGCAGCTTTGTCGTTTCTGAACCATCCGGGGCCATGAACTGGTATCCCGGCAACAACCATCCCGCGGACAAGGCCACCTACACCTTCCGCATCACCGTCCCCGACACCTATGAAGTGGCGGCCAACGGAATCCTCAGCCAGACGTTGCCCGCTGATGGCCATGTGACCTACGTGTGGGCGGTGGATCAGCCCATGGCCAGCTATCTTGCCACGGTGCAGATCAACGATTACGACATGGTCGCTACCACCACCGGCAGCGGTGTGGCCATCCGCAACTACTTCCTGAATGATACGCCTGCTGACGTCCGGACCGCTTTCGACGATACCGGGGCCATGCTGGACTACGTGGCCGATCTCATCGCTCCCTATCCCTTCGACGCCTACGGCATGGTGCTGCTGCGGGAACCGACCCGTTGGGCCCTGGAAACCCAAACCCTCTCCACCTACGGCGAGGGCGGCGCATCCGATCCGACGACCGTTATGCACGAACTGGTCCACTCCTGGTTCGGCAACAGCGTTTCCCCGGCCACCTGGCAGGATGTCTGGCTGAATGAAGGTTTCGCCAAGTATTTCGAGAGTTTGTGGCTGGATCATATCGGTGAGGCGCCCATAGACGATAGCATGGATGAACTCTACCAGATCATTTCGGGTCAGCAGACTGGACCGCCAGCGCTACCCGCACAGACGGAGTTGTTCGGTTTGAGCACCTATTACCGGGGCGCTTACTCGCTCCACGCCCTACGCCGGACGGTTGGCGATGACATTTTCTTCGACATCTTACGTGAGTATTACCAACGCTACCAGGGTGGCAGCGCCAGCACCGCCGACTTCGTAGCCGTGGCCAGGGAACTGGGCGGGGAAGAGGCGGAGAGCGTTCTTCATGATTGGCTGTACGGCGAGCGCGTGCCCCAAGAGACCGGCGGCTAAGTCCACATGAGTCGACCAACATGATTAGCAGACAAAGCCAACTTGTTATTGCTGCCGGCTTTTTCATCGTCTGGGTCGGAATCCTGTATGCCGGAGCGGACCATCCACCTCCGTTCGGATTCCTCTGGCTCGTGCTGCTTTGCTTGCTTGCCGCCGGGATCGTGTATCTGCGTGTACCAACCTACGCAAACTGGTCGGCGACCGGTCGCAGATTCCGTTTGTTGCGCGTTTTTCTGGATGGCATCGTGGCGGGTCTACTCTTTGCATTGGTCCCGCTCCTTTTCAATCGCGGCGGGGAGCCAGACGCCCAGCCCACGTGGGTTGACCACATGATCTGGTTCGCAGTCCTGGCGGGCGTAGGCGCGGCCAACGCCATGCTCATCTACTTCTTTAGTTTTGTGTCCAACCGGCTTGCCGAAAAGACCCAATAATCGATTACATTAACTACGGAGTCTATTTTGAAACGACAATTGATTTGGATAATCCCCATCGTCATCTTGCTGCTGGTTGTGGCAGGTTATTACGGGATTCGCCTTTACCGCGAATTAACTGCGTCCGTTCAGGTCGAAGTCGGGCAAGGACCGGTCGCAGAGGAATCCTTGAACTTAACGCCGCCTCCAGTGGCCGAAGAATCATGGGTGGCGCTGCGGCTGAAGGCAGTTGGCCTGAACAAGAAGCCTGTGCTGGGCGACACGGCCATCAGTGGCCATTTGCAACGGTTGGAGGCTGGCGAAGTTAGTGAAGAAACGCTCCTGCAGTACGCCGATGACCTAGAGCATCTCAACCAGTTTACTGCCGAACAGGGCGCTCGTATCCCCACCGACTTCTGGGACGTGCAGACAGAGGAGATGGAGGCAAACAGTTGGGACGAGTACAGCATCGTCCAGCAGATCTCCATCCCCGAAGCGGAACCGTATTTGCTGTTGCTGGCCCAGGGCTATGGACGTTTTTTGCAATTCAAGGCTGCAGAAGTGTCGGGCGAGGATACGGCCCTGGACGCGGCCCTGGATATGTTCGCCTTCGTGGATGAATACCATAACAAGGTGATGCCCCCATCCGCCTCGCCAGATGATCCGGCGGAGATAAAAGGGCGGGCGAGCGCAATGTTGATGGTGTGGCAAAGCCTGGTAGCCGGCAGCACGCGCACCAACCCGATCACCGGCGAGCCCATGTTCTCGCACAGCATCTTCGCCCGCGATAACGTGGGAACCATGCACCAGTACGATGTGGGTCAGGCCATGTCCATCGCCGACGTGTGGGGTGTGACCGGCTTCGCTGCCCATTTTGTCGGTATTCCGGAGAACAACAACCAGGTGGAGCACATGTCCATCAGCAAGGTTTTGCAAATCGTGCTGAATGAGCCGGTAGCGGTGCTGGACGGCATCGAGGAAGAGAAGCTGCTGCTCGGGCACGCCGATCAGGCGGAGGCTGAGGCGGATATGGCCCTGAACAACGCCATCCACAAGGAGTTTGTCCCCTTGTTTGTCGATGACTGGCAGCAGGCCGTCGAGCGCCTGCGCTGCGTGCTGAAAGATGAGTGTTAGCCGAAGCAACCGCTGCTACAACGAAACCGGCACGGGAAGCAACCACACGTGAGCAAAACACGAAGGCCCGTTAAGCGGCCGTCAGCCGAAACCTACATCTTCATCTCCCTGGCCACCTTCGGCCTGACGGTGGCTGCAACCCGCATATTCCTGCAACTGGCCGGGTTTCCACAGTTGGGCAACTCCATCCTGCACATCGCCCATGCGATTTGGGGTGGTTTGCTCTTGTTTGCAGCCGTGTTAGCCACGCTGATAATGGCCAATCGTTGGGCGTTTACCCTGAGTGCCGTTCTTAGCGGAGTCGGCGTCGGGCTTTTCATCGATGAAGTGGGTAAATTCATCACCCAGAAGAACGACTACTTCTTCCCGCCGGCAGCACCCCTCATCTACTCCCTTTTCCTGTTGATGGTGCTGTTGTTCCTGATGCTTCGCCGTTCTCGCCGGCCAGGCCCCCGCGCCAGCATGTACCGCGCCCTCTTGGGAATGCAGGAAGTGCTGGACAACAACCGGGACTCCCAGGAACGAGATCGTTTGCTGGCCGAATTGACACACGGCCGTACCGCCCCAGAACCCCACATCGTATTTTTGGCCGAACAACTGACCGCCTACCTGCAGGACGAGTCTATCCCGCTCGCCAGTTATCGCCCCGGGATTTGGGAGCGATTCAATCGGCAGGTGCGCGCCATTGGCGAGACGTTGGGACGCAAGAACCACCGACATCTCATTGTGGGAATAACGGCCATCGTGGGTATCAACGCGCTCATGATGGTTGCGCTGCTCGTATGGGCCTGGCTTTCGCCATCCCAGTCCAGGATTATCCTCTCTGGCTTGCTGCTGGCCGAGACAGAACTCACCACCCAGAATCTCACCTGACTGCTCGTGCGTCTGGTTCTGCAACTGAGCGTCGGCTTACTCTATCTTCTGGCCTTGCTGCGCTTCTGGCAGGGACGGGAGAGAGCTGCCGTGGATACAGCCATCTTCGCAGCCCTGTTGTCGTTGACGACCCTGCATTTGATCAATTTCTATTTGAATCAATTTGGCTCGTTGCCGGCCCTGTTCATCAACTTCGCCCTGCTGCTCTTGATGCTGGCCTACCGCTCCTGATACCTGACGGAGGGCGAAGCGACGACCACCAGCTGAGAAGGCCATCAGAAAACGGCCGTTATCATGGCAGCCACAATCAACACCAAATGTCACGAAGTCCCGGAGGGGAGAGGAAGATGTCGGAATGCCAGAATGTCGGAATGTCATCATTCCGCATCTTGACACAAAGTCCCGCAGCGAAGCGAAGTGGATATTGGCATATTGACATTAAACCCTCCCCGCGTCCCCGCGCCTTCGCGTCCTCCGCTCCCTTCGCGCTTCGCGTCCTTTGTGACCCTTCGCGCCTTCGTGGTCCAAACCCTCCCCGCGTCCCCGCGCCTTCGCGTCCTCCGCATCCTTCGCGCTTCGCGCCCTTTGTGACCCTTCGCGCCTTCGTGGTCCAAACCCTTCGCGCCTTCGTGGTCCAAACCCTTCGCGCCTTCGTGGTCCAAACCCTTCGCGCCTTCGTGGTCCAAATCCTCCCCGCCTTCGTGGTCCAAACCCTCCCCGCGTCCCCGTGTCCTCCCTATCCTTCGCGCCTTCGTAGTCCAAACCCCTTCCGATTCCCTATCACAATCGTTCCGACGGCCTGAACCGCGTCCCTGTCATCCTCAAGGCTCGTTAGTTCATCCATCACCTGCTGCCACCACGTCAGGGCTCGCGGCTCCCGCGGTCCGTCCAGTTCCGCCTCGAACAGATCAGCCCCGGCTCGAACCGCCCGCACGAAATCAAGGTATTCTTCCAGAAATTGATCGCGATAGGCAGGATCGCAGCCCTCGCTATCGAAGTGAAATCGAATTCCTTTCTCCTGCGAAAGACTCATCACAAGCATCTGCCGGTCCGGCCCTTGCAGGGGAAAAATGACCAACTCCTGTGGATAACTCATACGGTCGATTTCGTTACCGATCCCGCCCGCCGCTCTGAGCATCCGGGCGACCAACCACGTCTCCACGCCGTCGGCAGCATGATAGATCTGATCCCAAAGTTGCAGGCACCCGCTTTCGGCAAGGCTTGTCCCAGGATCAGTCATCCAGCCCATGGCATAGTTTCCCACCGGCGCCGACTCCACCGGATGGAGGGTGTCCACAAAGGCCTGCACTCGGCCGTAGAGTTCGATGGCCGCTGCCTCGCGATCATCCGCCGGTTCCGGATCTTCGATTCCCAACGCGTGTTTTAATCTTTTTAGAAGCATCAAAGAAGAACCAATACCACAGTAATTTACCAGCCTACCAATACACCTACCCGCCCGGCGGCACCGACACCGCGGCTACCTGCTTCCAGACATCCTCCTCCAACCTGTAAACCGCCATGAAACGAGCAGTGTAGTCGAACGACTCCCCCGCGTTCTGCCCCTTGCCGCGCCAACGTCCTGTCAATATAGCCACATCCCCCATCAGTCTCACCTCATACTCATCACTTTGGGCGATCTCCCACCCTCGGTCGCCCGATCGATAGGAGATAAGCAGCTCATCCTTGCCAATCACCGAACCGTCGGCCTCGATCTGCATGAACTCGTCGGATAGAATCGCCTCGATCGTGTCCATATCCAGGTCGAGATGGGCAGCCGCCCATCTTTTTTCGGTTTCGATGACACCAGCGATTTTTCGCTGATCATTTCGGGACATCTTTTACAGTTCTTTTCTCCGGATCGCTCGCTCGACCTGATGGCGCCGAGCACTATTCATCGGAAGTCGCTGGACCAGGTGCCTCCTGGCGCTCGCCCACAAAACGATACAACAGAGCGCCCAGCACACCGCCAACGATCGGAGCAACCCAGAACAGCCAGAGCTGTTGGATGGCCCAGCCGCCCACGTAGATCGCTACGCCGGTGCTCCTGGCTGGGTTCACCGACGTATTGGTCACAGGAATGCTGATGAGATGAATCAGGGTAAGCCCCAGGCCAATGGCCAGCGGGGCAAATCCCTGTGGCGCCCGATTATCAGTAGCACCCATGATGATGAATAGAAACATCATAGTCATGACAACCTCGGTCACCAGGGCCGACGTTAACGCATAACCGCCCGGTGAATGCTCGCCATAGCCATTGCTCGCGAAGCCATCAGCCACACTGAAATCTGCATTGCCACTGGCGATCACGTAGAGAACGCCCCCGGCTACTACGGCACCGAGCACCTGTGCGACGATGTACGGCAACACCTGTTTGGCCGGAAAACGACCACCGCTCCAAAGTCCGATCGAGACCGCCGGGTTAAGATGGCACCCGGAAATATGCCCAATGGCATAAGCCATCGTCAGAACAGTAAGCCCGAACGCCAGAGCAACCCCCAGCCACCCGATGCCTACTTCGGGAAAGGACGCAGCAAGCACAGCGGCGCCACAGCCCCCCAAAACCAACCAAAACGTACCGATGAATTCTGCTCCATACTGTTTCATTGAGTGGCTCCTTCCTCACTGTATCAGATTCGTTGTTAGCAATGATATTGTGAACAGTTGCATTCCCGCCGGCGCCGCCGCGGCATCGATTCTGACCGATTCACCAATTAACCACTACCATTTCCCTTCCCCATCGCTTCCCACACCTTCTCACTGGTAATCGGCATGGAATCGATCTCGATCCCCAGCGCATCCCGCACAGCGTTGGCGATCGCGGGCGCGGTTGGCACCA
This genomic window from Chloroflexota bacterium contains:
- a CDS encoding alpha/beta fold hydrolase; translated protein: MNHSKRLKIATTVTGVAITLLFLFTACAAPVPDPPEATKTPVATPSKETSAATPDSTANAPTLLDRPCDLFIPAGEVEGETIQCGYVIVPAVLDQAESQPVKLAYVILKATRDKPLDDPIIHIAGGPGIASTSRDVVLELARRYASMRETRDIILYDQRGMGRSQPYFDCYQFLDDSTDFSALDDESKLTAACQEAMDAQGYPPEAFSTVVSAADLNELMAALGYPEYNLYGISYGTRLLMALMHYFPDQAPVRAIVLDSVDTLPENIGTELTAAGQLLQQDMFESVFAACAEDEACATAYPDLRAQFDALTEQLDRTPIQLDENTNVDGDTIYRYTFPYNSAFQNIPYQPRMIAELSQGVTTTLSMIANGEIPAPATRTAALPPEPEAVGDLLDLYLECPSLESTEDETGSEIDPLVGYWDADEGALAALFTNVCPEDIATQLTAAASDTPGFFNYIIQRFAPDPTVGVNPNINGKLLCTEQYPFREPFGEMKEEMAVGGMPAFFIEETIANLTQNVAGCDAWRDAMTEPTPDEYGSYPTLVLSGQFDNLTPPAWSETAAALLPNAQLLTIPNAWHSIMGNNGPCPTDITLQFLANPGEVVDASCTEGMQVVFLPPADEKTASSDEITGTPGAPAIGDPLYPTLGNGGYDIQHYDIALDADPARNVISGTVTIDAIATQDLSAFNLDLAGLTVDQVTVDSNQAPFSRDGNELTITPAQALANGAAFSAQVRYHGEPELIDDPSAPIALGWQAQDGGSFVVSEPSGAMNWYPGNNHPADKATYTFRITVPDTYEVAANGILSQTLPADGHVTYVWAVDQPMASYLATVQINDYDMVATTTGSGVAIRNYFLNDTPADVRTAFDDTGAMLDYVADLIAPYPFDAYGMVLLREPTRWALETQTLSTYGEGGASDPTTVMHELVHSWFGNSVSPATWQDVWLNEGFAKYFESLWLDHIGEAPIDDSMDELYQIISGQQTGPPALPAQTELFGLSTYYRGAYSLHALRRTVGDDIFFDILREYYQRYQGGSASTADFVAVARELGGEEAESVLHDWLYGERVPQETGG
- a CDS encoding nuclear transport factor 2 family protein, whose amino-acid sequence is MSRNDQRKIAGVIETEKRWAAAHLDLDMDTIEAILSDEFMQIEADGSVIGKDELLISYRSGDRGWEIAQSDEYEVRLMGDVAILTGRWRGKGQNAGESFDYTARFMAVYRLEEDVWKQVAAVSVPPGG
- the aqpZ gene encoding aquaporin Z, encoding MKQYGAEFIGTFWLVLGGCGAAVLAASFPEVGIGWLGVALAFGLTVLTMAYAIGHISGCHLNPAVSIGLWSGGRFPAKQVLPYIVAQVLGAVVAGGVLYVIASGNADFSVADGFASNGYGEHSPGGYALTSALVTEVVMTMMFLFIIMGATDNRAPQGFAPLAIGLGLTLIHLISIPVTNTSVNPARSTGVAIYVGGWAIQQLWLFWVAPIVGGVLGALLYRFVGERQEAPGPATSDE